Below is a window of Bifidobacterium asteroides DNA.
GCCTGTCCCAGACCACAAAGGAAAGTACTCAGCAGGCTGGTTGGGGTCAGTCTGAAAGGGATCTGCAGCCAGCCGGCATGAGAGTTCAAACCCTGCATGAGGCCCAGAATCAGTGGCAGGGCCAAAGTCAGCCCTAGGAACATGCCAATCCCGCCGACCTTGGATCGGCTCAAGGCCCCCAGACCCAGGCCCATCAAAGCAAAGAGGATCAGCATGAGCGGACCGCCCAGCAAATCAATCAGAGCAAGCCCGGGCTTGTAAGCGGGCAAGACCCCCGATCTGCCTGGCAGAAGCAGGGTCGCCAGGATCCAGCTGAGCAGCAGGCCCACCTGTGCCGCCAACCATGTCAACAAGGCCAAGGCAAGACCTTTGGCCGTCAGGACCATGCCCCGACGAGGATTGGCCGTCAGCGTGCTCTCAATGGTGGCGTCGGAAAACTCGCGCGTAAGGACCAGAATCCCCAGAATGCCCGCCACGATCATGCCCGGAAACAGGCCGAAAGCGACGGCCGACCAGAAGACGTCACTGGACGCAGGCAACAGGTGAGCCGGAAGGCGATCGGTCTGCCAGCCCAGGCCAGCCATGGCCCGGGTCCCGCAGGCCATCAGACCGGTGCTCAACGGCTGCAACAGCATGACGATCAGAAGCAAGACCCAGGTCGATCGCAGGGAGAGCATCTTGCGCAGCTCCCCTCGAACCGCCCCGAAAAAGGTCAGCTGGCCGCACGGACGACGTGAATCCAGGAAGGACAGCCCTGAGGTTCGACGCAGCCGAGTGAAAGCGGAGCCATGCCGTGGAGTTGCGTTATCAGGCCCTGAGGGTACCTCTCGCAAACTCCGGCGGAATCGACGGCCGCTGCCGGCACTCATGGCCGTGCATCCCTTCTGCCGTGGATGATGTCCTTGTAGGCCTGTTCCAAGGAAACCTCCTCCGGCTGGAAGTCGTAGAGAACTACTCCCTCCTGGGCCAGAATCGAAGCTGTCGAAGCCAGGGGCGCACCCTGGATGCGGAAGCGTGCGGCATCTGGCGGACAGCTCTCATCCGGCTGCAGACGGGTGATGCTGATTCCGGCGGCCGTGGCCAGGGCGGCCTTTAATTGGTCGGGCTGAGGCGTCACCGCATATATGGAGTCTCGGGAGTGCTCACCGATGAACCGGGCCACGGTCGTTCTCTCCAGGATCCTTCCCTTAGCAATGATGACCAGATCGTCGGCGATTTGAGCCACTTCGTTGATCTTACGGGAGCTTAGGAGGACTGCCCTGCCCTGTGAGGCGAGGCCACGCCACATTTCCCTCACCCGCTCGGTTCCCTCCGAAGCCAGGCCGTCAAGGAACTCATCCAGAACCAGGTTGTGCGGGTCGCCCAGAAGGGCGGCGGCCAAAGTCAGCCGCTGACTCATTCCCAGAGAAAGGGACCCCGTCGGCCTGTCGGCGACCGATTGCAGGCCGACCATCTCAAGCACCTGGTCCACCCGACGGTGATCAATACCACTGATCGCGGCCAGGGCCAGCAGGTGGTCCCTGGCCTTGCAAGCGGGGTGGGCATTGCGTGGATTCAGTACCGCTCCCGCTGTCCGCATGGGCGATGAGAGCCGGACGAAGGGCCGACCATCGAACAAGGCCTTGCCTGCGTCAGGGCGAACCAGTCCCAGAGCAATGCGCAGTGTGGTCGACTTGCCAGCGCCTTTAGGCCCCACAAATCCGGTCACCCGACCGTCCCTAGCCGTGAAGGAGACGCGGTTCAGTGCCTTGCGGGAGCCAAAGCGCTTGGTCAGCGAGTCGACGACAATCATGGCAGAGGCCCCTGGTCTGACTGATCTGCCACCCTGGCATGCTGACGGATCCAGGAGTGCATGGCCACGGCAGCTGCAGCCCCGGCGTTGATGGAGCGCACCGATCCGAACTGGGAGATGTAGACCACATCGTCTGCCAGCTCCAAGGCCTTCTCGGACAGCCCCGGACCCTCAGCGCCGAACATGAGCAGGCAACGACGGGGAAAGTGATAGGTCTCCATGGGGACAGCCCCGGGAACGTTGTCGATGGCGATCATACGGGGCACGGACTCCCCCCGCCCGGCCGCCTCTTCTTGCAGGGTGGCCGTCATGGTTGCTATGTCGGGGTCGTGGACCACATGCTGGTAGAGCTCGGTCATCAATGAGCCCTTGCGATTCCATTTGTGAGGACCGACTATATGGACGCGGCGAGCAGCGAAGGCGTTGGCGGTTCGGACCATGGAGCCGATATTGAAGTCGTGGGTCCAATTTTCCACAGCCACCTCGAAATCATGACGGCCTCGGCGATCCAGGTCGTCCCGAATGGCCTCGACCTTCCAATAGCGGTACCGGTCCAGGACGTTACGACGATCCCCCTGCTCCAGCAGTTCGAGGTCATAGCGCGGGTCCATCGGCATGGGCTGCTCAGGATGCTCTTCCTGCCAGGGACCGACCCCCACCTGCCGGAAAACCGGCTCATCTGAGGCCATGGCCGCTCGGGTCACTGGATTCGGTTCTCTCATGATCGCTCCGGAGAGTCGTCGGCCGCACCGACGAGTTGATCCTCCTGATAGGCACAGATGAAAGGCAGCCGCTGCCGGGAGCCGTCCACCGGATCGACCACCTGAATGCCGCCATCGGTCCGGCCGCCCACCAGCGAGGCGATAGCCAGCG
It encodes the following:
- a CDS encoding ABC transporter permease subunit, which gives rise to MSAGSGRRFRRSLREVPSGPDNATPRHGSAFTRLRRTSGLSFLDSRRPCGQLTFFGAVRGELRKMLSLRSTWVLLLIVMLLQPLSTGLMACGTRAMAGLGWQTDRLPAHLLPASSDVFWSAVAFGLFPGMIVAGILGILVLTREFSDATIESTLTANPRRGMVLTAKGLALALLTWLAAQVGLLLSWILATLLLPGRSGVLPAYKPGLALIDLLGGPLMLILFALMGLGLGALSRSKVGGIGMFLGLTLALPLILGLMQGLNSHAGWLQIPFRLTPTSLLSTFLCGLGQAVEAGRGWWPTWWQAGLIMMVWTALCCALGTLVFRRADIG
- a CDS encoding ATP-binding cassette domain-containing protein, producing the protein MIVVDSLTKRFGSRKALNRVSFTARDGRVTGFVGPKGAGKSTTLRIALGLVRPDAGKALFDGRPFVRLSSPMRTAGAVLNPRNAHPACKARDHLLALAAISGIDHRRVDQVLEMVGLQSVADRPTGSLSLGMSQRLTLAAALLGDPHNLVLDEFLDGLASEGTERVREMWRGLASQGRAVLLSSRKINEVAQIADDLVIIAKGRILERTTVARFIGEHSRDSIYAVTPQPDQLKAALATAAGISITRLQPDESCPPDAARFRIQGAPLASTASILAQEGVVLYDFQPEEVSLEQAYKDIIHGRRDARP
- a CDS encoding TrmH family RNA methyltransferase, translated to MREPNPVTRAAMASDEPVFRQVGVGPWQEEHPEQPMPMDPRYDLELLEQGDRRNVLDRYRYWKVEAIRDDLDRRGRHDFEVAVENWTHDFNIGSMVRTANAFAARRVHIVGPHKWNRKGSLMTELYQHVVHDPDIATMTATLQEEAAGRGESVPRMIAIDNVPGAVPMETYHFPRRCLLMFGAEGPGLSEKALELADDVVYISQFGSVRSINAGAAAAVAMHSWIRQHARVADQSDQGPLP